One Cupriavidus necator N-1 DNA window includes the following coding sequences:
- a CDS encoding IS256 family transposase — translation MTKKSRKSSAPKLFPDELIDQLLAQVQNKDAESILGESGLAGLLKKQLAERMLAAELTHHLASEAKQGKSGNHRNGSSAKTVITPNGELELDIPRDRQATFEPQLVAKYQRRLSGFDDHVISMYARGMSVREIQGHLQELYGLQVSPDLISTITDEVLAEVEQWQQRPLEAMYPIVYFDALRLKIRDEGTVRNKAVYLALGIRADGRKEVLGLWIEQTEGAKFWLKVFNELKNRGLEDILVAVVDGLRGFPQAIEAVYPAAQIQTCIVHLIRNSLNLASWKDRKGLATALKPIYQAATADAAAGALQAFAASDWGRKFPTVADMWRRQWEQVIPFFVYPPEVRRIIYTTNAIESMHMQLRKIVKNRGHFPSDEAASKLLYLALRNIEKDWKMPPITWKQAANQFAILFGDRFSNALR, via the coding sequence ATGACCAAGAAGAGCAGGAAATCGAGCGCGCCGAAGCTGTTTCCGGATGAGTTGATCGATCAACTGCTGGCTCAGGTACAGAACAAGGACGCCGAGTCGATTCTCGGTGAATCAGGCTTGGCCGGCCTGCTCAAGAAGCAGTTAGCCGAGCGTATGCTTGCCGCCGAACTGACGCACCATCTGGCCAGCGAGGCCAAGCAAGGCAAGAGCGGCAATCACCGCAACGGCAGCAGTGCAAAGACCGTCATCACGCCCAACGGCGAGCTGGAACTGGACATTCCGCGCGACCGGCAAGCCACCTTCGAGCCGCAACTGGTCGCCAAGTACCAACGCCGGCTGTCCGGCTTCGACGACCACGTAATCAGCATGTATGCACGCGGGATGAGCGTGCGTGAGATTCAGGGCCATTTGCAGGAACTGTATGGGCTGCAGGTCTCGCCTGACCTGATTTCCACCATCACCGACGAAGTGCTGGCCGAGGTCGAACAATGGCAGCAGCGCCCGCTGGAGGCGATGTACCCCATTGTCTACTTCGACGCGCTGCGCCTGAAGATCCGCGACGAAGGCACCGTCAGGAACAAGGCGGTGTACCTCGCGCTGGGCATCCGCGCCGATGGGCGCAAGGAAGTCCTCGGCCTGTGGATCGAGCAGACCGAAGGCGCCAAGTTCTGGCTCAAGGTCTTCAACGAACTGAAGAACCGCGGCCTGGAGGACATCCTGGTCGCCGTGGTCGATGGCCTGCGCGGCTTCCCCCAGGCCATCGAGGCCGTCTACCCGGCCGCGCAAATCCAGACCTGCATCGTCCACCTGATCCGCAACTCGCTCAACCTGGCGAGCTGGAAGGATCGCAAGGGCCTGGCGACCGCGCTCAAGCCGATTTACCAGGCTGCCACGGCCGACGCCGCCGCCGGCGCGCTGCAGGCGTTCGCCGCCAGCGATTGGGGCCGCAAATTCCCCACGGTGGCCGACATGTGGCGCCGCCAATGGGAACAGGTCATCCCGTTCTTCGTCTACCCGCCGGAAGTACGCAGGATCATCTACACCACTAACGCCATCGAAAGCATGCACATGCAGTTGCGCAAGATCGTCAAGAACCGAGGTCACTTTCCCAGCGACGAAGCCGCCAGCAAGCTGCTGTACCTGGCCTTGCGCAACATCGAGAAAGATTGGAAGATGCCGCCCATCACCTGGAAACAAGCGGCCAACCAGTTCGCCATTCTCTTCGGTGACCGCTTCTCCAACGCCCTACGCTGA
- a CDS encoding DJ-1/PfpI family protein produces the protein MPHEDTQLTIGSLVFDGLDQIDLTGPFEVLSRLPGATHRLYARTAEPVRDVQGLRLVPDATLHDAPPLDILHVPGGPGQQALMHDQVVLDWLRAQAAGARKVFSVCTGALLLGAAGLLRDRRATTHWNSFHLLPLFGATPVDERVVVDGDWIFAAGVTSGIDGALRLAAEMFGDAVAQRIQLYMAYAPEPPFNSGTPETAPVDVLAAARAASAGLTAQREITAREIAIQLGIAVR, from the coding sequence ATGCCGCACGAAGACACGCAACTCACCATCGGTTCGCTCGTATTCGATGGACTCGACCAAATCGATCTGACTGGCCCATTCGAAGTCCTATCGCGCCTGCCAGGCGCCACGCACCGGCTTTACGCGCGCACTGCCGAGCCCGTGCGTGACGTGCAGGGGTTGCGCCTGGTCCCGGACGCGACGCTGCATGACGCGCCACCGCTTGATATCCTGCACGTGCCGGGTGGCCCCGGGCAACAGGCGCTAATGCACGACCAAGTCGTGCTCGATTGGCTGCGGGCGCAGGCGGCAGGCGCGCGAAAGGTCTTCTCCGTTTGTACCGGCGCCCTGCTGCTTGGCGCTGCAGGATTGCTGCGCGACCGGCGCGCGACGACCCACTGGAACTCGTTTCATCTTCTGCCGCTGTTCGGTGCGACCCCTGTCGATGAACGAGTCGTCGTTGACGGCGACTGGATATTCGCCGCGGGTGTAACGTCCGGCATTGATGGTGCACTGCGACTCGCGGCCGAGATGTTTGGCGACGCCGTAGCACAACGCATCCAGCTCTATATGGCTTACGCGCCCGAACCACCTTTCAATAGTGGCACGCCGGAAACAGCGCCTGTCGATGTGCTCGCCGCCGCGCGCGCAGCATCGGCCGGCCTCACCGCCCAACGGGAAATCACCGCACGCGAGATCGCAATACAGCTCGGCATCGCCGTGCGCTGA
- a CDS encoding DJ-1/PfpI family protein: protein MSTTMTASTRVAMLAYPKFTALDLIGPHQILASLPGVHVDVVGRTTEPVVTDRQICITPAKSFSECEADYDIVLVPGGISTHLMVEDAETLEFLARIGENATYVTSVCTGSVILAAAGLLKGYHATSHWAYREILADYGAIPSKARFVVDRNRVTGGGVTAGIDFGLQLAAILRGSDVAKMIQLVFEYDPKPPFDAGDPERVAPEVLAAAVTRLEPLIAPVREAARRYAARTE from the coding sequence ATGTCTACGACGATGACTGCTTCCACGCGCGTTGCGATGCTCGCCTACCCGAAGTTCACGGCGTTGGATCTGATCGGCCCGCATCAGATTCTTGCCAGTCTCCCCGGCGTACATGTCGACGTGGTAGGCAGGACCACCGAGCCCGTCGTGACCGACCGGCAGATCTGCATCACTCCGGCGAAGTCCTTTTCGGAGTGTGAAGCCGATTACGATATCGTCCTGGTTCCAGGCGGTATCAGCACGCATTTGATGGTCGAAGACGCCGAAACACTGGAATTCTTGGCGAGGATTGGCGAGAACGCGACCTATGTCACCAGCGTGTGTACTGGATCTGTGATCCTCGCCGCCGCTGGGTTGCTCAAGGGCTATCACGCTACTTCGCATTGGGCCTATCGCGAAATCCTCGCCGACTATGGAGCGATCCCAAGCAAGGCGCGGTTCGTAGTTGACCGAAATCGCGTGACAGGCGGCGGCGTTACCGCTGGCATCGATTTCGGGCTACAGCTCGCGGCGATTTTGCGAGGGAGTGACGTGGCCAAGATGATTCAGCTCGTCTTCGAGTATGACCCGAAGCCGCCATTCGACGCAGGGGATCCGGAAAGGGTCGCCCCGGAAGTTCTCGCAGCCGCAGTCACGCGACTCGAGCCGCTCATCGCCCCCGTTCGAGAAGCGGCCCGAAGGTATGCCGCTCGGACTGAGTAA
- a CDS encoding SDR family oxidoreductase produces the protein MRIFVTGATGFVGAAVVDELLAAGHPVIGMTRSEAGAAWLRDVGATAHFANLDDIDSILRGVTQADAIIHTAFNHDFSKFAEHSANDRRVIEAMGEAVGASGKPVVITSGTGLLAPGGVTTEDQVPDMSMAPFPRVATEVAATGLMERGTNVSVVRLPPSVHGDGDHGFVPMLIAIAREKGVSAYVGEGLNHWPAVHRRDAAKVFRLAAERGIAARYHATAEEGVPLRDIATVIGRRLGLPTVSITPEQAAEHFGWFAGFAAVDNRASSQHTRQVLNWEPKQPSLIVDLDRPRYFAQ, from the coding sequence ATGCGTATTTTCGTGACCGGCGCAACGGGTTTCGTAGGGGCAGCCGTGGTCGATGAACTGCTGGCCGCGGGTCATCCGGTGATCGGGATGACAAGGTCGGAGGCTGGTGCGGCGTGGCTGCGTGATGTTGGTGCGACGGCGCACTTCGCCAATCTGGACGATATCGACAGCATCTTGCGCGGCGTGACGCAGGCCGACGCGATCATCCACACGGCGTTCAACCACGACTTTTCAAAGTTTGCCGAGCACAGTGCAAACGACCGCCGCGTGATCGAGGCGATGGGCGAAGCGGTGGGGGCATCGGGCAAGCCGGTGGTGATCACCTCCGGCACGGGCCTGTTGGCGCCTGGCGGTGTGACGACGGAGGATCAGGTGCCGGACATGAGTATGGCGCCGTTCCCGCGCGTAGCGACCGAAGTGGCGGCGACGGGTCTGATGGAGCGCGGAACGAACGTGTCGGTGGTCCGCCTGCCGCCCTCGGTGCACGGAGATGGTGACCACGGCTTTGTGCCGATGCTGATCGCCATAGCACGTGAGAAAGGCGTGTCGGCCTATGTTGGCGAGGGCTTGAACCATTGGCCGGCGGTGCACCGGCGGGATGCCGCCAAAGTCTTCCGGCTGGCTGCCGAGAGAGGCATCGCAGCCCGCTATCACGCGACCGCCGAAGAGGGCGTACCGTTGCGCGATATTGCCACCGTGATCGGTCGTCGTCTGGGTCTGCCGACAGTCAGCATCACGCCGGAGCAGGCAGCCGAGCACTTCGGATGGTTTGCTGGCTTCGCAGCGGTCGACAATCGGGCGTCGAGCCAGCATACGCGGCAGGTGCTGAACTGGGAGCCCAAACAGCCGAGCCTCATCGTGGACCTCGATCGACCGCGGTACTTCGCCCAATAA
- a CDS encoding helix-turn-helix transcriptional regulator: protein MATGENLLGAYLRDRRAKLDPAAFGISPARRRTPGLRREEVAHRASVSVTWYTWLEQGRGGAPSSEVLNRIARALLLTDVEREHLFLLAQGRPPEARYQPSEGITPTLQRILDSLTFSPALVVRAFTRDIIAWNHAATAVLVDYAALPPKQRNVLRLLFCNPTVRARQPDWESVARFAVATFRADAARAGAALAIEIRTLVEELCVDSHEFATLWGEHDVCNHGEGLKAINHPTVGLLSLEYSAFSVDGRPDLNMVIYTPETEADAERVIALVAAYS from the coding sequence ATGGCCACCGGCGAGAACCTGCTCGGCGCCTACCTGCGCGACCGCCGCGCCAAGTTGGACCCGGCCGCCTTTGGCATCTCGCCGGCTCGTCGTCGCACCCCAGGCCTGCGCCGCGAAGAGGTTGCCCACCGCGCCAGCGTCAGCGTCACCTGGTACACCTGGCTCGAGCAAGGCCGAGGCGGTGCGCCATCCTCCGAGGTGCTCAACCGCATTGCCCGCGCCTTGCTGCTCACCGACGTTGAACGCGAACACCTGTTTCTGCTCGCTCAGGGGCGCCCTCCCGAGGCCCGCTACCAGCCGAGCGAGGGCATTACCCCAACCCTGCAACGCATATTGGATTCGCTTACCTTCAGTCCCGCTCTGGTCGTACGCGCCTTCACGCGCGACATCATCGCCTGGAACCATGCCGCCACCGCCGTCTTGGTGGACTACGCCGCCCTGCCTCCCAAACAGCGCAACGTCTTGCGCTTACTCTTCTGCAACCCGACCGTTCGTGCCCGCCAACCGGATTGGGAAAGCGTCGCCCGCTTCGCCGTCGCCACTTTTCGTGCCGATGCCGCCCGCGCCGGCGCAGCCCTTGCCATCGAGATCAGAACCTTAGTCGAAGAACTCTGCGTGGATAGTCACGAATTCGCCACCCTGTGGGGCGAACACGATGTCTGCAACCATGGGGAAGGGCTCAAAGCCATCAATCACCCCACGGTCGGCTTACTATCACTCGAATATTCAGCATTTTCTGTAGACGGGCGGCCGGATCTGAATATGGTGATCTATACGCCTGAGACTGAAGCAGACGCAGAAAGGGTAATAGCGTTGGTGGCCGCGTATTCTTGA